The Pungitius pungitius chromosome 8, fPunPun2.1, whole genome shotgun sequence genome has a window encoding:
- the psmf1 gene encoding proteasome inhibitor PI31 subunit, whose product MAGLEVLYTCVGRSVTCPQDAVVCFVHWEMIKRGFRCIGSGDEPLSTDQKSELLPADWSSNKELYSLRYTSKDGDSQLLLKAIAVDSTLIFNLLNSVTQQVSDLTVNISDHVDPDQLHAFHSVFKEADGLTEKVRTQLLPPQGGPSGQRKSLREEEEEEEQRRRRREDSDPLRIPNRQPRHGPPPHWVDPVAPPFSAGGADLDPFGTRGGGGMIVDPLRSGFPRSGFDPSSGIPDILPPGAVPPGARFDPFGPPGRHRPGPDPDHMPPPGYDDMFM is encoded by the exons ATGGCGGGCCTGGAGGTGCTGTACACCTGTGTGGGCCGCAGCGTCACCTGTCCTCAGGACGCCGTGGTGTGCTTCGTCCACTGGGAGATGATCAAGAGAGGCTTCCGGTGCATCGGCTCCGGAGACGAG CCTCTCAGCACTGACCAGAAGTCCGAGCTGCTTCCTGCTGACTGGAGCAGCAACAAAGAGTTGTACAGTCTGCGATATACGTCCAAAGATGGTGACTCGCAGCTGCTGCTCAAAGCCATCGCTGTTGACTCCACCTTGATCTTCAACCTGTTG AACTCCGTCACTCAGCAGGTGTCGGACCTGACCGTGAACATCAGCGACCACGTGGACCCGGATCAGTTGCACGCATTCCACAG TGTGTTCAAGGAGGCAGACGGTCTGACGGAGAAGGTGAGGACTCAGCTGCTGCCCCCCCAAGGTGGACCATCTGGGCAGAGGAAGAGtctgagggaggaagaagaagaggaggagcagaggaggaggagaagagaggacagCGACCCCCTCCGCATCCCAAACAGGCAGCCTCGTCACGGACCGCCCCCCCACTG GGTGGACCCCGTGGCTCCTCCcttctcagctggaggagcagaccTGGATCCTTTTGG aACTCGTGGAGGCGGTGGGATGATCGTGGACCCGTTGAGGTCTGGTTTCCCTCGCTCCGGGTTTGACCCCTCCAGCGGGATACCAGACATTCTCCCTCCCGGAGCGGTTCCCCCGGGGGCTCGCTTTGATCCGTTCGGACCCCCAGGACGCCACAGGCCCGG gccGGATCCGGACCACATGCCCCCGCCTGGCTATGACGACATGTTCATGTAG
- the mcm2 gene encoding DNA replication licensing factor MCM2 — MADSSESFQVATSPTRASRRGDMTSSPGRDLPPFEDESEGLLGDALLPEEEEEDGDGEELIGDGMERDYRAIPALDQYEAEGLDLDDEELSEMSPGARAAAEEAMRRRDREQGVSGRLRRGLLYDSEDEDDERPAARRRRLAERAAEGATEGEDEEMIESIENLEDMKGHTVREWVSMAAPRLEIYNRFKNFLRTHVDENGHNVFKEKISDMCKENKESLVVNYEDLAAREHVLAYFLPEAPTEMLKVFDEAAKEVVLAMYPKYDRIAHDIHVRICNLPLVEEIRSLRQLHLNQLIRTSGVVSSCTGVLPQLGMVKYNCNKCNFVLGPFFQNQNQEVKPGSCPECQSMGPFEINMEETVYQNYQRITVQESPGKVAAGRLPRSKDAILLADLVDQCKPGDEIELTGIYHNNYDGSLNMANGFPVFATVILANHVTRRDQGVAVAELTDEDVKAIVALSKDERIGERIFASMAPSIYGHEDIKRALALALFGGEPKNPGGKHKVRGDINVLLCGDPGTAKSQFLKYVEKVASRAVFTTGQGASAVGLTAYVQRHPVSREWTLEAGALVLADRGVCLIDEFDKMNDADRTSIHEAMEQQSISISKAGIVTSLQARCTVIAASNPIGGRYDPSLTFSDNVDLTEPIVSRFDVLCVVRDTVDPVQDEMLARFVVGSHIKHHPSNKEGGVALEDVLLHNTSDVPPIPQELLRKYIIYAKERIHPKLNQMDQDKVARIYSDLRKESMATGSIPITVRHIESMIRMAEAHAKMHLRDYVLEDDVNMAIRVMLESFIDTQKFSVMRSMRKTFSRYLAFRRDNNELLLFILKQLVAEQVSYQRNRYGVQNDTIEVVEKDLQDKARQINIHNLTSFYDSDVFRSNKFSHDGKKKLILQQF; from the exons ATGGCG GATTCCTCCGAGTCCTTCCAAGTGGCCACCAGCCCGACCCGAGCGTCCCGCAGAGGAGACATGACATCCAGCCCTGGACGAGACTTGCCTCCCTTCGAGGACGAGTCAGAGGGGCTTCTGGGGGACGCACTCctccctgaggaggaggaagaggacggggACGGGGAGGAGCTGATCGGGGACGGGATGGAGAG GGACTACCGAGCCATCCCGGCTCTGGACCAGTACGAGGCCGAGGGTCTGGACCTGGACGACGAGGAGCTGTCGGAGATGTCGCCTGGAGCCCGAGCTGCCGCCGAGGAGGccatgaggaggagggacagggAGCAGGGAGTGAGCGGGAGGCTGAGGAGGGGGCTGCTATACG ACAGCGAAGATGAAGATGACGAGCGGCCTGCTGCCCGGCGGCGGCGTCTGGCCGAGCGGGCAGCTGAGGGAgccacagagggagaggacgagGAGATGATAGAGAGCATCGAGAACCTGGAGGACATGAAG GGTCACACAGTGAGGGAGTGGGTCTCCATGGCGGCTCCCCGGCTGGAGATCTACAACCGCTTCAAGAACTTCCTCCGGACGCACGTGGACGAGAACGGACACAACGTcttcaaggagaagatcagcgACATGTGTAAAG AGAACAAGGAGAGCCTGGTGGTGAACTACGAGGACTTGGCAGCCAGAGAACACGTGCTGGCCTACTTCCTGCCAGAAGCCCCCACGGAGATGCTGAAG GTGTTTGATGAAGCGGCCAAAGAGGTGGTGCTGGCCATGTACCCCAAATACGACCGCATCGCCCACGACATCCACGTCCGCATCTGCAACCTGCCGCTGGTGGAGGAGATCCGCTCGCTCAG GCAGCTGCACCTGAACCAGCTGATCCGGACCAGCGGCGTGGTCAGCAGCTGCACCGGCGTGCTCCCTCAACTCGGCATGGTCAAGTACAACTGCAACAAGTGCAACTTCGTGCTGGGGCCCTTCttccagaaccagaaccaggaggTGAAGCCGGGCTCCTGCCCCGAGTGCCAGTCCATGGGCCCCTTTGAGATCAACATGGAGGAG ACAGTGTACCAGAACTACCAAAGGATCACCGTGCAGGAGAGCCCCGGCAAAGTGGCTGCAGGCCGCCTCCCCCGCTCCAAAGACGCCATCCTATTGGCCGACCTGGTGGACCAATGCAAGCCAGGGGATGAGATC GAGTTGACGGGGATCTACCACAACAACTACGACGGGTCCCTGAACATGGCCAACGGCTTCCCCGTGTTCGCCACCGTCATCTTGGCCAATCACGTGACCCGCAGGGATCAGGGCGTGGCCGTGGCAGAGCTGACAGACGAGGACGTGAAGGCCATCGTGGCGCTCTCCAAGGACGAGCGCATCGGGGAGCGG ATCTTCGCCAGCATGGCTCCGTCCATCTACGGCCACGAGGACATCAAGAGAGCTCTGGCCTTGGCCCTGTTCGGAGGAGAACCCAAGAACCCAG GAGGAAAGCACAAGGTGAGAGGAGACATCAACGTCCTGCTGTGTGGAGACCCGGGGACCGCCAAGTCGCAGTTCCTCAA GTACGTGGAGAAGGTGGCGAGCAGAGCCGTCTTCACCACGGGACAGGGGGCGTCGGCCGTGGGCCTCACGGCGTACGTCCAGAGGCACCCGGTCAGCCGCGAGTGGACGCTGGAGGCCGGGGCGCTGGTGCTGGCCGACCGCGGCGTCTGCCTCATCGACGAGTTCGACAAG ATGAACGACGCGGACCGGACCAGCATCCACGAGGCCATGGAGCAGCAGAGCATCTCCATCTCCAAGGCCGGCATCGTCACCTCGCTGCAGGCACGGTGCACCGTCATCGCCGCCTCCAACCCCATCG GCGGCCGGTACGACCCCTCCTTGACCTTCTCTGACAATGTGGACCTGACGGAGCCCATCGTGTCCCGGTTTGATGTCCTGTGTGTGGTCAGAGACACCGTGGACCCtgtgcag GACGAGATGTTGGCGCGCTTTGTGGTTGGCTCACACATCAAGCATCACCCTAGCAACAAGGAAGGGGGCGTGGCATTGGAGGACGTCCTTCTGCACAACACGTCTGATGTGCCGCCGATTCCACAGGAGCTGCTGAGGAAGTACATCATCTACGCCAAAGAGCGG ATTCATCCCAAACTGAACCAGATGGATCAGGACAAAGTGGCTCGCATCTACAGCGACCTGCGTAAAGAGTCCATG GCTACGGGCAGCATCCCCATTACGGTGCGTCACATCGAGTCCATGATCCGCATGGCCGAGGCGCACGCCAAGATGCACCTGAGGGACTACGTGCTGGAGGACGACGTCAACATGGCCATCCGGGTGATGCTGGAGAGCTTCATCGACACGCAGAAGTTCAGCGTGATGAGGAGCATGAGGAAG ACCTTCTCCCGGTACCTGGCCTTCCGGCGGGACAACAACGAGCTGCTGCTCTTCATTCTCAAACAGCTGGTGGCCGAGCAGGTTTCTTATCAGAGGAACCGGTACGGAGTCCAGAACGACACCATCGAGGTGGTGGAGAAGGACCTGCAggacaag gcccgaCAGATCAACATCCACAACCTGACGTCGTTCTACGACAGCGACGTCTTCCGCTCCAATAAGTTCAGCCACGACGGGAAGAAGAAACTGATCCTGCAGCAGTTCTAG
- the pigu gene encoding phosphatidylinositol glycan anchor biosynthesis class U protein: MAAPVTLLLIVAVTIRAALYRSGVADLVSERVEVVSPLTAWKRVVEGLALLDLGVSPYSGDVFHETPLIIYLFHFLVDYAEITFMLADVITALALYMTVKDYNKQVFRKQKYALEADRYPLDCLELIRSPREMYYIPLKVAMFYLLNPFTILSCVAKSTCGLNNAVIALFILCTVKGNMLLSAIFLSLATYQSIYPLTLSAAALLYLMQRQYIPVNVRRFSFWWFVAQYAFMYLGSLLVLVGLSFFLLGSWDYLPSVYGFILSVPDLTPNIGLFWYFFAEMFEHFRLFFLCVFQINVFFYTVPLSIKLKEHPVFLIFMQLAVISIFKSYPTVGDLSLYLAFLPMWSHLHRFLRNIFLVSCVLIACSALFPVLWHLWIYAGSANSNFYYAITLLFNVAQILLVSDYFYAFLRREHHLSYGLYLKRKDGSEATLVLK, encoded by the exons ATGGCGGCTCCTGTGACACTGCTGCTCATTGTAGCCGTTACGATCCGCGCCGCCCTGTACCGCTCCGGTGTGGCGGACCTGGTGTCGGAGCGAGTGGAGGTGGTGTCTCCGCTGACCGCCTGGAAGAGAG TCGTTGAAGGGTTGGCTCTTCTGGATTTAGGCGTGTCGCCGTATTCTGGAGATGTTTTCCAcgag ACTCCTCTCATCATCTACCtcttccacttcctggtggACTACGCAGAGATCACATTCATG CTGGCGGACGTGATCACTGCGCTGGCCCTCTACATGACCGTGAAGGACTACAACAAACAAGTg TTCAGGAAGCAGAAGTACGCGTTGGAGGCCGACCGCTACCCGCTGGACTGTCTGGAGCTCATCAGGAGCCCCAGAGAAATGTACTACATCCCCCTGAAGGTGGCCATGTT CTACCTTTTGAACCCGTTCACCATCCTCTCCTGCGTTGCCAAGTCCACCTGCGGCCTGAACAACGCCGTCATTGCCCTCTTCATCCTGTGCACCGTCAAAG GCAACATGCTGCTCAGCGCCATCTTCCTGTCTCTGGCCACCTACCAGTCCATCTACCCCCTGACCCTGAGCGCCGCCGCGCTGCTCTACCTGATGCAG cgTCAGTACATCCCAGTGAACGTCCGGCGGTTCAGCTTCTGGTGGTTCGTGGCTCAGTACGCCTTCATGTACCTGGGAAGCCTGCTGGTCCTCGTGGGCCTGTCCTTCTTTCTGCTGGGCTCCTGGGACTACCTTCCCTCTGTCTACGGCTTCat TCTCTCAGTGCCGGACCTGACCCCCAACATCGGCCTCTTCTGGTATTTCTTCGCCGAGATGTTCGAACACTtccgcctcttcttcctctgtgtcttcCAGATCAACGTCTTCTTCTATACCGTCCCTCTGTCCATCAAGCTCAA GGAGCATCCAGTGTTCCTGATCTTCATGCAATTGGCTGTGATCTCCATCTTTAAGTCTTACCCCACTGTGGGAGACCTCTCTCTCTACCTGGCCTTCCTCCCCATGTGGAGTCACCTCCACAGAT TCTTGAGGAACATCTTCTTGGTATCCTGCGTCCTGATCGCCTGCTCTGCTCTGTTCCCGGTCCTCTGGCACCTCTGGATCTACGCGGGTAGCGCCAACTCCAACTTCTACTACGCCATCACGCTGCTGTTCAACGTGGCGCAG ATACTGCTGGTGTCTGATTATTTCTACGCCTTCCTGAGGAGAGAACACCATCTCAGCTACGGACTCTACCTGAAGAGGAAAGACGGCTCTGAGGCCACGTTGGTGCTGAAATGA